The Daphnia carinata strain CSIRO-1 chromosome 1, CSIRO_AGI_Dcar_HiC_V3, whole genome shotgun sequence sequence tttttgttgccGATTTGAGTAAAGGAAACGATGGTGTTAGTAACTGAAGTTCCAATGTTGGCACCCATGATGATTGGGATTGCCATTGCAACGGTCAGAACTAAGTAAATAGAAATGATTTGTTAATCCCTAGACTATGTAtagtaaacgaaaaaaatgcgTAATAGCGAATTACCACCAGCTCCGACCATGCTCACAATGATGGAAGTTGACGTGGAAGAACTCTGAACCAATACGGTGACTAAAATGCCAATCATCAATCCAACGACAGGATTTTGCATGAGCTCGCTCTGCTGGAAAATTGTACCTGTACGAAATCAATAAAGCGTTAAGTCAATAGCGATTATTTCACAGTTATAAGACTTGGTAATCATGTTTGTTGAGGAGCACTTAGCTTTAAAATTTGTGTAAAACACACCAAAAACAATTTACCAGCTGTTTTTCCAGATATCAGGCGAAATGCGCTGGAAAGTAGGTCTAGCGAGCAGATGAAGAAGTACAGTAAGCCAATAGCAGCAAGTATTTTCGAGACGTTGGTCACCACTCGGATTACTTTGGCTTTCGTGCTCATATCTGGAACGCAATGCGTgcaaaaaaatgaggaaattaAGTGGCTATACCAAAAGTACCATTTTACACTGTTATACCTTCCCATTTTTCAGAATTGTCGACGAGCTCAACAATCGCCCATGGATCCTCTTCGGCTGATGCTGGTGCCGGGACACTGTCAACACTTGGGCTATCAGATGTCTCTGATTGAGCCTTATTCCTTCTGGAATCAATACTGCTATTGCTTTCAACGTCATTGCTAACAGACATCTAATGGAAATTATTGAAGaataaaaggatttttttcaatattcttTCGGTTTGTTTAGGTaagttgaaattcaaaaaggaGAAGCAATTTACGGCATCCGAAGAATGTTcgctgttcttttctttcggatCGGCAGATGTAGGGATCAGTGTGTTGGTCATCTTCGTTGCCTATTAAGTAAAAACGAACAGGTTAATAAAGAATAAGTGAccattcactttttttttttttttttttgcaaataaGACGTACCGGTTCCGGTGAGCGTTGAGCTTAGTCGATTTTATTTGACAACAGGACTGTTTCAAATAATATCTTCCAAGACTAGTGAGAGTTACTAGTGAACTGCTACGCGACCAGGTGTTTGCGGACGAATTTATTGAAAACGTTTCATTTGTTCGGAATGCAAGCAACGTTTTTCATATCGCCCCTTAATTCTTCTTTAAAGAACAACATATAGCTTTACACACGACCACGCGTTAATTGCCCCTTCCGCACGTGATATAACTGTGGCCTTGTGTTTCTTATGTTGAAAAATGGCGAATAAACGCTTCACACCCGGAACACGCAACAGATAACATAGCACTTAGTGATCCGTTACTAGATCTATTTTTAACGTAATACCTCAATTAACAGAATGACGGAAAACCATTTGAAGTCGGCCGGCATTTCAGTAGGTGAGCTGGGTAGCGTAACGTTTAACGTTACAGTCATACAGTGGTAAATTCTAGCCCATCCAAAGCCGGGGATAAAAGGCTTAGCTTTATTAGCTGTCTACAAAGTCGTCGATTCGCTGGTACGTGTTAAAATTTAATTCCAGTACATTTTAACGGGACTTATAGCGAAGAAATCTAGGTAACAAAAGCTCGATTAATATGTAAGTAGCAGTACCTGGTgttgatcatttttttgctaAACTATTGAAAATGGTAATAGCAACAAACCCTTGCCACCAACAAAGAGGATTAACATAAATATTATGGGAAGTTATAACATGAAAGGGAAAATCTTTGAACTTGTTAGATAGGATTGAAATATTGTGACTACATGTTCAAGACGTCCTATCACACTTTAGGTGTGAAATCCGTGTTTCTTATCGAGCTTTGTAAAACGCATAAATAGGGAAAAATTTCCCTAAAGAAAGATCAGTCCGTCCACTGACTTCTAGTACTCATAACACCATTGATGTAGAGCCAGAATCATGTTTTTTCCCTCTCAATCGCCTTATACAAGTTGAAATGAATCATATATTCTTGGTTTACAACAGCTACACTAAGTAgttggggaaacaaaaaaaagtcaaacaGGGTTGCGATGAAATACCTTTGGGTAGTAGCCAACAGTGACTTTCAACCCTCCCTAaccgatttttgttttaaacaaacaCTAAGAAACGAACCAAACGACAGACAAAATTGCGCAATACGTGTGATGTGGTACGTCGTCTTTGATAATCTATTTGTCCATCTATTATCTCCTACAAGGTTGCGATTTagccaacaacaaaatcgCTGCAAGAACAGAGTAGACATTGATCTTTCGCGCACGGCACGCCCGTGATCGTACGTAAAGCTACAAACAAGTAGATTATCTTTCTTTAAAATGCCAAGCCCCCGAACTCAGTCAACTCttcccgaaaagaaaaagaaagatacattttatttacgtatttattttttcgagGCAACGCCAAACAAAATGGATACGGCGAGCCAAAGTAGGTCATTTCGTTCATGCGCATTTTTTAGGCGCGCATTATTACTATCGGGAAGCCGGAATTTGCGCTTCACAGTGTAAGGTTCACTAACACATTGAAGTTTATGCGGCACAGTCACAGATCCGGAACCAGAGAAGAAATACGAGAACAAACGTTTCAAACAAGCTGCATATATTGCCTTTAAATATATGTAAAAACGTTCAGGCatatacaaaatgaaaaaaaaaataataataattaaaaaaaacgtgtgcGAGATTCTGTTCTGTTCAAAGGCTAACAACATTCTAACCGAGCACAGTGTAGCCGATTCTCTAGCCATAAAAATTGTGCGCTTGTTGGGACTGAAAACGCCTTTTAGGCTTACCAATTCGATACATTTCCGCATTAGACATTCTGTTCGTAGAATAATAATTACGCAATAGTAATTGCGTGGAAATAACATTATAATTTAATAAGAAGGCTGTGGAAGTGCGGTTGGGGTATAGGCGGTATTCCTAAATCGCTTTTGTTTCTAACTTTGATGCGAATCCTCTCACCATCCGCCATAAAAGAAATTGCATTTAGCGGTAAATTCTAGGTAGTACTAGAGCAAGGGATTCGCAAGTAAGATAGGTACCGCTCATAAATATATGAACTAGCCAAAATGGTGGGTAAATAGGCATTAAATAGGCATAGCAGCCTCCTAACCGGTTACTCGTACCCTAAATTCGAATGACCAGCAGGAAGACCATTGCCGTTTTTTTCTGAGCCCTTACAACAAATACAGCTCGATAGGAGTCGATCAAAGGGTTCTAAGGACCTCATGTAAAGCGGCAGGAATTTCCAGGTCCGCATAGCAACCGGTAGCACAGTCGGCATTTTACGTTGTAAAACGGAGACGATCACGACGGTTGTCATCAAGATGACAACGGGAGCTAAAACAGCGATCAAAGTGATTGTGCCAGCAAAGGAAAGGGCGAGAACGATGCCGGGCAATAAGAAGAACATTAAAATGAGATACGCGATGGCGAACCATCGGTACTTGGCCGTTGTTTCGCCTAAACATTTAGCCATCGGAATGGGGAAACGCGTGAACGGGACTGGATAAAAGAGCACGATACCTGTCacgttgaaaataaaatgacacAACGATATCTGCAAGGTGTAGCGTAATTGTTCAGGTGGGGCGGCAAGCGCGGCTATCACGCTAGTGGTTGTTGTGCCAATGTTGGATCCCAAGGTGAGCGGGTAGACTCGTTCCAGCGAAATGACGCCCACGCCGACTAGTGGAGTTAGCGCCGATGTGAAAACCGAACTGGATTGAACCAAGAAGGTCATAATGGCGCCGATTGCAATGGCCAAGTACCCAGTAATCCAAGGGACATAAGGTATGTTTGCGTTGAGTACTCGTTTAATGACGCCAGCGATTTGACCTATTAGAAGGTTATAATGTCAATCGTGAATAAAGTCGTATAAGGAAGCAGACTGGCGAATACCTTTTAACATGGAGTTGAGCACTTTGACAATGCAGACTAAGCAACCGCAAAGGACGCTTAGCGAGACTACGAGCAAAATCAATCCAACTTCTGCATCGTTCAAACCAGTGTCCTTCATAAGGAAAAAACCTGAAGGGTTTCCAAAAAATTTAGATAGACGGAAATGATTTCTAAAAGGATAAGGGAatgacccatttttttttcagataaaaaatgtaaagacaAAATTTGCGCTAAGGTGGAGCCATACTTACAAGGTTCTCTGATTTTGATTCCGTTGACCACAACCGGGCAGTATTGTTTGattaaagaagaattaaagTACGTGGAATCGTTTTTCGACCAGCCTTCGAGTACCCCTTTGTCAATCTGCAAAATGTACAAGCCATCGTTATGTTAACGTTCTAAAAATTGATTAGGCCAATAAGTTCCGTTCGATTTATTACTTGGACAATAAGCTTAGAAAGCGGTTCAGTCAGAGCGTTCAGAAGCTTGACCTCACCGCCTCCTGGACCACCAGATCCAATGTGTTGCGTTGCGGATTCACTCGTGGCTTCAAGGAATCCTATTCCAAATGTCTCTCCTATTCAGAAATGTTTCGCTAATTATTAGAGCGTTCAATTACATAAATTACTCGATATGGAAGCTAAACCGCTCCGTTTTACATTAACGACTATTAAACTGCAAGATTGGCTTACGCGATATGATCTCGACAGGAAAAAGAATGATAACCGACAACCAGTTGAACATGTCCTAGACATAAATAAGGATAAATATCGATAGAACTAATAATAACTATTTAATAACGATCTCACGTGCACTGTGGCGGCAGCAAACGCTCTGCGGAATTCGTTACGATCGCCCATTTGGGTCAATGAAACAATGGTATTGGTTACCGAGGTGCCTATATTTGCACCCATGATAATGGGAATAGCGCACCGTACTGTGAgaactgaaaacaaaagtagaAATCAAACGGCGATGAGAGCGAAGTTAGTATTACGTGTGTAAAGTAaattgaataaagaaaatcacgcTTTAACATACAGTTCGCTGACACCATGCTGACAATAATGGATGATGAAGTTGAAGAACTTTGCACCAAGACCGTGGTTAATATTCCTATCATGACTCCTACAACGGGATTTTGCAATAGATCGCTCTGCTTGAAAATTTCTCCTGTGCAATGGAAATTTTCCACGGTAAACAATAAGCAATATTTGACAAATAATTACTGGGCGTCATCCCCCAGACGCAGCCATAGCGCGTTACTACATAGGGAAAAGTGCTTTACCTGTGGTTCGTCCACCAACTAGCCGGAAGGCGGTCGAGAGTAGATCAAGGGaacaaacgaagaagaaaagcaaaataagAAGAGCTCCAATCTTTGCCACTCCAATGGCGACGCGTAtggctttcgttttcttgtccAGATCTGTGACAAAACGGGACACCTTTTTAATAAcgttcaaataaaattttcctatttgtcTTTCTACAAAAACGCAAGCGTTCTGTAGTTGGAAATGAGCCCAAGGGCTGCAagacaatcatttttttaaaaagcggATCGAATGCGCGTCACGCATCCTTTTTTAGATTTCCGCTCTATAAATCCGAAACCACATCTACTAGGTTACGTAACCTAACATTTGGATAGCAGCTGTATACTGTTTAAGGGGGAGGAGCGGGGAGGATACAGGTGTCATTTGCGCAATCGTTTTCATTGGACTCCCGGATGAGAGCGGTAATGACAACCCGACAACTCGACAACGATGACAACCCGCGGAACACGTTATTACAATGGTAGCCGATACAAAACGTGACTCTTACATAGCATACTAATGTTTTACCTGACCATTTCTCCGATGTGTCAATTAAATCCGTAAGTGCCCACGGATCGCATTCAGCTGCCGCCGCTTGATTGACAGCTGAGCAATCAGAATCGTTGCGGGTAAGACCCAACTCAACGCGGCCAATGTCACAACCATTTTGTCCATTGATTTTCTCGCTTGATTTTCCCAAGTGAGTTTCCtagaaaaaatatagaaaacaCTATAACATCATGATGATTAAAATTCATTGAAAGTGATGCTTACCGGGCAAAGTTTGttcccgttttcttttgttgcacCGTAGTTGGTGAGAAGATTTTCCGGTTTAGACAACATGTCTCCTGTGTTGTCGGGGTCTTTGACGACTGGGGTGAACGGAAAGGAGATTACTCGAGCCAGCGTGCCAAatgcagtgaaacagaaaagattTGCGCTTGTGTCGAACGCTGCGGCTCCGTTGTTCGTTCACCGCCAGAAGAGAATGAGAACTGAACTGAAACGTTCGCAAAAGTGACCGGAAATTTTATTCTATCCTGGTCACGTGGTCACGTGCTCACAGGGAAGGAAGCTCCGGTTGCCgtgaaaaacaacacacaaaaaagccGATGCCGCCCGCGGCTAAGGCTCTGTCTCTTTTTCCCGCTCACTTTCGTTGGCTTGCGGATTTTTTCGGTTTAGAAATGTGCAGTAGTTTTCCCTAGATAATAAGACTGTTGGATGTTAAGGCTACAAGTAAGATATGCAATAGAACAGCGCTAAACGAGATGATTACCGTCAGTACTAAAATTTTGCTTGGTACAAGGTAAATACGGATTCCGGTTTCTTGGATAAATTAGCATTCCTTATAAGTGGTCACCtcggcaattttttttccaattgttgACCAGTTTGCTGATATCTTGTGTTACTTTTGTTTAATTCgctcgtttatttttttcgttccactaCGCTATTATCCGTCAAAGAACCTTGGGGTAAATCAACACATTATTTTAAGGAGAACCTGGTTGTGGTTGTTACCGTACAAAATAccgcaaaaaataaaagcgttGCATAACACAAATCATGTACAATAATGATACCTCGTCTATGGGTGTACTTGACCAGCGGTGTGCGGAGGCCTTGAAGTTGTTACGGAATGGCAGATGCATATTGATGCTACCCAAAATTGGGATCTGACCTTGTCGAAAAGTGGACTTAGATCCCAAGACACGAGTGCATTACAATTTTTGCCAAATTATCGTACATGGTTATACTTGCACCGGGCGCACTAGGACACcggaccaaaaaaaaaaaaaaaaaataaataaacgaacACGTTCACCTTCCGAGAGGATTAATCTCTTGGTAGAGTCGTGTCAGTCACCTTCCGAATACGTCGAGGAAACGGCTAGTAGTGATGGAAACAAGAATTCGACCACCAGTTTATCGATTGAAACTTCCTACATCTAGAAGCCTTGACGTCGGTGCGCAGTAAGAAAGGTGCATCGTCACGGATGACGACTGTTACTACAGCGCAAGCGCTACACGATCATCGTCACCATCAACAAACTATTAGATCTCGGTGACACTTTAATTGTCTAACAAATGGCGTGAATTGaaaccaattttcaacagttaTTCTTCGGGTGGTTATTTTCAAATGCCATTGATTGCGTAACATGATCAgtcattttcaagaaacgaAGTCTTTTTTTATCGATTATTTGTTATCGAGCAAACGTGTTAGTAGAGAATACAGTGACGCATTTCCGTGCAAAATCAGTAGATGC is a genomic window containing:
- the LOC130692524 gene encoding sodium-dependent phosphate transport protein 2B-like — its product is MLSKPENLLTNYGATKENGNKLCPETHLGKSSEKINGQNGCDIGRVELGLTRNDSDCSAVNQAAAAECDPWALTDLIDTSEKWSDLDKKTKAIRVAIGVAKIGALLILLFFFVCSLDLLSTAFRLVGGRTTGEIFKQSDLLQNPVVGVMIGILTTVLVQSSSTSSSIIVSMVSANFLTVRCAIPIIMGANIGTSVTNTIVSLTQMGDRNEFRRAFAAATVHDMFNWLSVIILFPVEIISRETFGIGFLEATSESATQHIGSGGPGGGEVKLLNALTEPLSKLIVQIDKGVLEGWSKNDSTYFNSSLIKQYCPVVVNGIKIREPCFFLMKDTGLNDAEVGLILLVVSLSVLCGCLVCIVKVLNSMLKGQIAGVIKRVLNANIPYVPWITGYLAIAIGAIMTFLVQSSSVFTSALTPLVGVGVISLERVYPLTLGSNIGTTTTSVIAALAAPPEQLRYTLQISLCHFIFNVTGIVLFYPVPFTRFPIPMAKCLGETTAKYRWFAIAYLILMFFLLPGIVLALSFAGTITLIAVLAPVVILMTTVVIVSVLQRKMPTVLPVAMRTWKFLPLYMRSLEPFDRLLSSCICCKGSEKNGNGLPAGHSNLGYE